In Acidovorax sp. 106, the following proteins share a genomic window:
- a CDS encoding CitMHS family transporter, which translates to MLLTLLGFGMVLTFMILIMTRRLSPLVALISIPIVFAVIGGFAPTMGAMMLDGIRKIAPTGVMLMFAILYFGVMIHAGLFDPVVGVILKLVKGDPLKIVVGTAVLALLISLDGDGSTTYMITVASMLPLYKRLKMNPLSLTCVAVVASGIMNLTPWGGPTARAASALHVDPAEVFVPMVPAMGLAIVALLAIAVYLGLRERQRLGTVSLPLQSDTRAAMEADEEATGEHLPTITGPENADMRRPRLLWVNLGLTSALMVTLVMGLLPLPVLFMMGFAVAIVINYPDVADQRKVVAEYATNALAVVALIFAAGIFTGILSGTGMVEAMSRGLLAAIPKSMGPYMPTITALLSMPLTFFMSNDAFYFGVLPILNEAAQAYGISPVEMARASLIGQPVHLLSPLVPSTYLLVSLAGVDFGDHQRFALKWATVVSLALMGACLLLGLFPLMGQLTATP; encoded by the coding sequence ATGCTGCTGACCTTGCTCGGATTCGGCATGGTGCTGACCTTCATGATCCTGATCATGACCCGGCGGCTTTCGCCCCTGGTGGCCTTGATCAGCATCCCCATCGTGTTTGCCGTCATCGGCGGCTTCGCCCCCACCATGGGGGCCATGATGCTCGACGGCATCCGCAAGATCGCCCCCACGGGCGTGATGCTGATGTTCGCCATCCTGTACTTCGGCGTGATGATCCACGCGGGCCTGTTCGACCCGGTGGTGGGCGTGATCCTCAAGCTGGTCAAGGGCGATCCGCTCAAGATCGTGGTGGGTACCGCGGTGCTGGCACTGCTGATCTCGCTCGATGGCGATGGCTCAACCACTTACATGATCACCGTGGCATCGATGCTGCCGCTGTACAAGCGGCTCAAAATGAACCCGCTGAGCCTGACCTGTGTGGCCGTGGTAGCCAGCGGCATCATGAACCTCACGCCCTGGGGCGGCCCCACAGCCCGCGCAGCCAGCGCATTGCATGTAGACCCAGCCGAGGTCTTCGTGCCCATGGTTCCGGCCATGGGGCTGGCCATCGTGGCGCTGCTGGCCATTGCGGTGTACCTGGGCCTGCGCGAGCGCCAGCGCCTGGGCACCGTGAGCCTGCCGCTGCAAAGCGACACGCGCGCCGCCATGGAAGCTGATGAAGAAGCCACCGGCGAGCACCTGCCCACCATCACAGGCCCGGAGAACGCCGACATGCGCCGCCCCCGCCTGCTGTGGGTGAACCTGGGCCTGACCTCCGCACTGATGGTGACGCTCGTCATGGGCCTGCTGCCCTTGCCCGTGCTGTTCATGATGGGCTTTGCCGTGGCCATCGTCATCAACTACCCCGACGTAGCCGACCAGCGCAAGGTGGTGGCCGAATACGCCACCAACGCACTGGCCGTGGTGGCGCTGATTTTTGCGGCGGGCATCTTCACGGGCATTCTGTCGGGCACCGGCATGGTCGAGGCCATGTCGCGTGGGCTGCTGGCCGCCATCCCCAAGAGCATGGGCCCCTACATGCCCACCATCACGGCGCTGCTGAGCATGCCGCTCACGTTCTTCATGTCCAACGATGCGTTCTACTTTGGCGTGCTGCCCATCTTGAACGAAGCCGCACAGGCCTACGGCATCAGCCCTGTGGAAATGGCCCGGGCCTCGCTGATTGGCCAGCCCGTGCACTTGCTCAGCCCGCTGGTGCCATCGACGTATCTGCTGGTGTCACTGGCCGGCGTGGACTTTGGCGACCACCAGCGCTTTGCCCTGAAGTGGGCCACCGTGGTGAGCCTGGCGCTGATGGGAGCGTGCCTGCTGCTGGGGCTGTTTCCACTGATGGGGCAACTTACTGCAACCCCTTGA
- a CDS encoding response regulator transcription factor — protein sequence MRILLVEDDPDLAEAVVRRLRRQGHAVDWQGDGRKAYEVLGYTPFDLVLLDIGLPGMDGLSLLAQLRRQGNKTPVLMLTARSDIEDRVNALDEGADDYLDKPFDFRELDARCRALLRRPQGQVAGRWEVGGLVIDSAARRVSLLGVELELPHREYSLLEILVGRLGRVVSKDDIATRLFSFDEDVGLNAIEVYVGRLRKKLAASGLSIATVRSVGYRADVVPQETVTDAAALPVAADAALAPPQPPHGA from the coding sequence ATGCGCATCCTGTTGGTGGAAGACGATCCCGATCTGGCTGAGGCCGTGGTGCGCCGTTTGCGGCGCCAGGGCCATGCGGTGGACTGGCAGGGCGACGGGCGCAAGGCCTATGAGGTGCTGGGCTACACACCGTTTGATTTGGTGCTGCTGGACATCGGCCTGCCGGGCATGGACGGGCTGAGCCTGCTGGCCCAATTGCGCAGGCAGGGCAACAAGACCCCCGTGTTGATGCTCACCGCGCGCTCGGACATCGAAGACCGGGTGAATGCGCTGGACGAGGGGGCGGACGACTACTTGGACAAGCCCTTTGACTTCAGAGAGCTGGACGCCCGTTGCCGTGCCTTACTGCGCCGCCCGCAAGGCCAGGTGGCCGGGCGCTGGGAGGTGGGCGGCCTGGTCATCGACAGCGCGGCACGCCGGGTGAGCCTGCTGGGGGTCGAGCTGGAGTTGCCGCACCGCGAGTACAGCCTGCTCGAAATCCTGGTGGGGCGCCTGGGCCGCGTGGTCAGCAAGGACGATATTGCCACCCGCCTGTTCAGCTTTGACGAAGACGTGGGGCTGAACGCCATCGAGGTGTACGTGGGCCGCCTGCGCAAAAAGCTGGCGGCCAGTGGCCTGAGCATTGCCACCGTGCGCAGCGTGGGCTACCGGGCCGATGTGGTGCCGCAAGAGACTGTGACCGATGCTGCGGCGCTTCCCGTTGCTGCCGATGCCGCATTGGCGCCTCCACAGCCCCCGCATGGCGCCTGA
- the alaS gene encoding alanine--tRNA ligase: MKVSEIRAKFLDFFAERGHTVVASSPLVPGNDPTLMFTNSGMVQFKDVFLGTDKRPYNRAVSVQACLRAGGKHNDLENVGYTARHHTFFEMLGNWSFGDYFKRESLKWAWELLTEVYKLPPERLLATVYLEDDEAYDIWTKEIGLPPERVIRIGDNKGGRYKSDNFWMMADTGPCGPCSEIFYDHGDHIPGGPPGSPDEDGDRFIEIWNNVFMQFDMKEDGSVTPLPAPCVDTGMGLERLAAILQHVHSNYEIDIFDQLIKAAGRETGVTDLDNKSLRVIADHIRATAFLVSDGVIPSNEGRGYVQRRIVRRAIRHGYKLGKKTPFFHKLVADLARLMGDAYPALREQEQRITDVLKTEEERFFETLANGMEILDASLDGGAKVLPGEVAFKLHDTYGFPLDLTNDVCRERDVEVDEAGFKIAMEKQKAQARAAGKFKMDKALEYTGAANQFTGYDSLAETAKIIAIYVDGTSAAALKAGQNGVVVLDATPFYAESGGQVGDEGVITSGSARFAVGDTLKVKADVFGHHGTLEEGTLNVGDTVQAQVNTAVRAATMRNHSVTHIMHKALREVLGSHVQQKGSLVNADRTRFDFAHNAAVTDAEIREIERRVNEEILANTPTGARVMDIESAQKTGAMMLFGEKYGETVRVLDIGTSRELCGGTHVQRTGDIGLFKVVGEGGVAAGVRRIEAVTGANALAYLQSLEDTVNQAAGALKSPVAELNARIAQALENARTLEKEVAALKGKLASAQGDELLTQAVDIKGLKVLAALLPGADAKTLRDTMDKLKDKLKTAAIVLAAVDGDKVQLAAGVTADSIGKVKAGELVNFVAQQVGGKGGGKPDMAMAGGTDASKVPAALASVQGWVAERV, from the coding sequence ATGAAAGTATCTGAAATCCGCGCCAAGTTTCTCGACTTCTTCGCCGAGCGCGGCCACACCGTGGTGGCATCGTCGCCGCTGGTGCCTGGCAACGACCCCACGCTGATGTTCACCAACTCGGGCATGGTGCAGTTCAAGGACGTGTTCCTGGGCACCGACAAGCGCCCGTACAACCGCGCTGTGTCGGTGCAAGCCTGCCTGCGTGCCGGTGGCAAGCACAACGACCTGGAAAACGTGGGCTACACCGCCCGCCACCACACGTTCTTCGAGATGCTGGGCAACTGGTCGTTTGGCGACTACTTCAAGCGCGAATCGCTCAAGTGGGCCTGGGAGCTGCTGACCGAGGTCTACAAGCTGCCGCCCGAGCGCCTGCTGGCCACCGTCTACCTCGAAGACGACGAAGCCTATGACATCTGGACCAAGGAAATCGGCCTGCCGCCCGAGCGTGTGATTCGCATTGGCGACAACAAGGGCGGCCGCTACAAATCCGACAACTTCTGGATGATGGCCGACACCGGCCCTTGCGGCCCTTGCTCTGAAATCTTCTACGACCACGGCGACCACATCCCCGGTGGCCCTCCAGGCAGCCCTGACGAAGACGGCGACCGCTTCATCGAGATCTGGAACAACGTGTTCATGCAGTTCGACATGAAGGAAGACGGCTCGGTCACGCCGCTGCCCGCACCCTGCGTGGACACTGGCATGGGCCTGGAGCGCCTCGCTGCCATCCTGCAGCACGTGCACAGCAACTACGAAATCGACATCTTCGACCAGCTCATCAAGGCCGCAGGCCGCGAGACCGGCGTGACCGACCTTGACAACAAGAGCCTGCGTGTGATCGCCGACCACATCCGCGCCACGGCCTTCTTGGTGAGCGATGGCGTCATTCCCAGCAACGAAGGCCGAGGCTACGTGCAGCGCCGCATCGTGCGCCGTGCCATCCGCCACGGTTACAAGCTGGGCAAGAAGACGCCGTTCTTCCACAAGCTGGTGGCCGACCTGGCCCGCCTGATGGGCGATGCCTACCCGGCGCTGCGCGAGCAAGAGCAGCGGATCACCGACGTGCTCAAGACCGAGGAAGAGCGCTTCTTTGAAACGCTGGCCAACGGCATGGAGATTCTGGATGCGTCCCTGGACGGCGGCGCCAAAGTGCTGCCCGGTGAAGTGGCCTTCAAGCTGCACGACACGTATGGCTTCCCGCTCGACCTGACCAACGACGTCTGCCGCGAGCGCGATGTGGAAGTGGACGAGGCGGGCTTCAAGATCGCCATGGAAAAGCAAAAGGCCCAGGCCCGCGCTGCTGGCAAGTTCAAGATGGACAAGGCGCTGGAGTACACCGGTGCGGCCAACCAGTTCACGGGCTACGACAGTCTGGCCGAGACTGCAAAAATCATAGCTATCTACGTAGACGGGACGAGCGCTGCAGCCCTGAAGGCGGGCCAGAACGGCGTGGTGGTGCTCGATGCCACTCCCTTCTACGCCGAAAGCGGCGGCCAGGTGGGTGACGAGGGCGTCATCACCAGCGGCTCGGCCCGCTTTGCGGTGGGCGACACGCTCAAAGTGAAGGCCGACGTGTTTGGCCACCACGGCACCCTGGAAGAGGGCACGCTGAACGTGGGCGACACGGTGCAGGCCCAGGTCAACACCGCAGTGCGCGCCGCCACCATGCGCAACCACTCGGTCACGCACATCATGCACAAGGCCCTTCGCGAAGTGCTGGGCAGCCACGTGCAGCAAAAGGGCAGCTTGGTGAATGCCGACCGCACCCGTTTTGACTTTGCGCACAACGCCGCCGTGACCGACGCCGAGATCCGCGAGATCGAACGCCGCGTGAACGAAGAAATCCTGGCCAACACGCCCACCGGCGCGCGCGTGATGGACATTGAGTCGGCCCAGAAGACCGGCGCCATGATGCTGTTTGGCGAGAAGTACGGCGAGACCGTGCGCGTGCTGGACATCGGCACTAGCCGCGAGCTGTGCGGCGGCACGCACGTGCAGCGCACGGGCGATATTGGCCTGTTCAAGGTGGTGGGCGAGGGCGGCGTGGCCGCAGGCGTGCGCCGCATTGAAGCCGTGACCGGCGCCAATGCACTGGCCTATCTGCAAAGCCTGGAAGACACCGTGAACCAGGCCGCTGGCGCCCTCAAGTCGCCCGTGGCCGAGCTGAACGCCCGCATTGCCCAGGCGCTGGAAAACGCCCGCACGCTGGAAAAAGAAGTGGCCGCCCTCAAGGGCAAGCTGGCTTCTGCCCAAGGCGACGAGTTGCTGACCCAGGCAGTGGACATCAAGGGCCTGAAAGTGCTGGCAGCCCTGCTGCCCGGTGCCGACGCCAAGACCCTGCGCGACACCATGGACAAGCTCAAGGATAAGCTCAAGACCGCTGCCATCGTGCTGGCCGCTGTGGACGGCGACAAGGTGCAACTGGCTGCGGGTGTCACAGCCGACAGCATTGGCAAAGTCAAGGCCGGCGAGCTGGTGAACTTTGTGGCCCAACAAGTGGGCGGCAAGGGCGGCGGCAAGCCCGACATGGCCATGGCAGGTGGCACAGATGCCAGCAAGGTGCCTGCTGCCTTGGCATCGGTGCAGGGCTGGGTGGCTGAGCGCGTCTGA
- a CDS encoding PLP-dependent aminotransferase family protein translates to MLTLSPDLQTPLVSQIVDGLRGLIVGQVLKPGSKLPSIRAFAASHGVSVFTVVEAYDRLVAQGWLVSRANAGFFVKRRGDEGAAPAGGGLERPVPRFDARWYLKQIFENRNLPLKPGCGWLPHDWLFGDAVRRSMRQLSSDGPELDGYGLPHGHMALRMVVAESLAEHHLAVDAEQVLLTQGSSQALDLVARKLVKPGDVVLVDDPGYPNLTFMLRFAGAHIFGVPRTPSGYDLVALEALLAEHKPKAFFTQPRLQSPTCSVASMAHLHRLLQLAEQHDFMLVENDIYADMDPTSRPSLASLDQLNRVVYVGSYSKTISPNLRTGFLLARRDLLDELVQLKMVSGLTSSEITERLTFGVVTDGRWRKHLKSLRERLAEAHQQVGRKLDGLGFELFHEPEAGMYLWARHPDLPDSAELSKEATGAGVMLGPGQLFLTESRPTGWLRFNVAFSLDERLWSFLDQSMVRARQAAQ, encoded by the coding sequence ATGCTCACTCTCAGCCCAGACCTCCAGACACCTCTGGTCAGCCAGATCGTTGATGGGCTGCGTGGCCTTATCGTGGGGCAGGTGCTCAAGCCGGGCAGCAAGCTCCCCTCCATCCGCGCGTTTGCGGCCTCGCACGGCGTCAGTGTGTTCACGGTGGTGGAGGCGTATGACCGGCTGGTGGCCCAGGGCTGGCTGGTGTCGCGGGCCAATGCGGGGTTTTTCGTCAAGCGGCGCGGGGATGAAGGTGCTGCACCGGCGGGGGGCGGGCTGGAGCGCCCGGTGCCCCGTTTTGATGCGCGCTGGTACCTCAAGCAAATTTTTGAAAACCGCAACCTGCCGCTCAAACCTGGCTGTGGCTGGTTGCCGCACGATTGGCTGTTTGGCGACGCGGTGCGCCGCAGCATGCGCCAGCTGTCCTCTGACGGCCCTGAGCTGGACGGCTACGGCCTGCCCCATGGCCACATGGCCTTGCGCATGGTGGTGGCCGAGTCGCTGGCAGAACACCACCTGGCGGTGGATGCCGAGCAGGTGCTGCTGACGCAAGGCTCCAGCCAGGCGCTGGACCTGGTCGCTCGCAAACTGGTCAAGCCTGGGGATGTGGTGCTGGTGGACGACCCTGGCTACCCCAACCTGACCTTCATGCTGCGCTTTGCGGGCGCGCACATCTTTGGCGTGCCGCGCACCCCCTCGGGGTACGACCTGGTGGCGCTGGAGGCGTTGCTGGCCGAGCACAAGCCCAAGGCTTTTTTCACGCAGCCGCGCCTGCAAAGCCCTACGTGCTCAGTGGCGTCGATGGCGCACCTGCACCGCTTGCTGCAGCTGGCAGAGCAGCACGACTTCATGCTGGTGGAAAACGACATTTACGCGGACATGGACCCGACCTCGCGCCCGTCGCTTGCCAGCCTGGACCAGCTCAACCGTGTGGTGTACGTGGGCAGCTATTCCAAAACCATTTCGCCCAATTTGCGCACGGGCTTTTTGCTGGCCCGGCGCGATTTGCTGGACGAGCTGGTGCAGCTGAAGATGGTGTCGGGCCTGACTTCGTCAGAAATCACCGAGCGCCTGACCTTTGGCGTGGTGACCGATGGGCGCTGGCGCAAGCACCTCAAGTCGCTGCGCGAGCGGCTGGCTGAAGCCCACCAGCAAGTGGGCCGCAAGCTCGACGGGCTGGGCTTTGAGCTGTTCCACGAACCCGAAGCGGGCATGTACCTGTGGGCACGCCACCCCGATTTGCCCGACAGTGCCGAGCTGTCGAAGGAGGCCACGGGCGCGGGCGTCATGCTCGGGCCGGGTCAGTTGTTTCTGACCGAGTCACGGCCCACAGGTTGGTTGCGCTTTAACGTGGCCTTCAGCCTGGACGAGCGGCTGTGGAGCTTTCTGGACCAGAGCATGGTGCGCGCGCGCCAGGCTGCGCAGTAG
- a CDS encoding sensor histidine kinase: protein MAPEALQTAAVRTLPAVRHTLLRAICALFVVATVVLFGAARSYGQRAADGSYDHLLKASALSMADSVAFAQGQWLVDLPYAALDLLAMAPEDRAFYRIAGPDGRTLTGYADLPAPPAGLPREAGPAQAQFFDQTYRGERVRFAVVPRYIAGGEGSGLVWVQVGQTRLARDALAADIAWRATAAIVALMAGVFCLLWLGVRRALRPLALLEQELLARPASALHPVASPVPQELAQTVRALNGFMQRLAVNLDALRTFIAEAAHQMRTPLAALIAQAQEGLDDDDPAAQRQSLKAVERNALRLRRLLNQLLSDASVTHQGHLQRFEAVDLLVLLQEALHDVVPRAEPRPVVRLWWRSTASQEKVLLSNNELPALMDRALDAEMIMETSLASHPTAVLQGDALMLREAFKNVVDNALKHGQPERGPVDVTVQGQTDPASGQPLWCVVVEDCGPGVPEAEQARLFERFARGAGAAPGGAGLGLAIVQRVVQGHGGRLDVGHRAEGGWRVAMALPVDLATGPAAEPAALDARGNA from the coding sequence ATGGCGCCTGAGGCTTTGCAAACCGCTGCCGTGCGCACGCTGCCCGCCGTGCGGCACACCCTGCTGCGCGCCATTTGTGCGCTGTTTGTGGTGGCCACGGTGGTGTTGTTTGGCGCGGCGCGCAGCTATGGCCAGCGGGCGGCAGACGGGTCTTACGACCATTTGCTCAAAGCGTCTGCTTTGTCGATGGCCGACAGCGTGGCGTTTGCCCAGGGGCAGTGGTTGGTGGATTTGCCCTATGCCGCGCTGGACTTGCTGGCCATGGCCCCGGAAGACCGGGCCTTCTATCGTATCGCCGGGCCCGATGGGCGCACCTTGACGGGCTATGCCGATTTGCCCGCGCCCCCGGCAGGCTTGCCCCGCGAGGCAGGCCCCGCGCAAGCCCAGTTTTTTGACCAGACCTACCGGGGCGAGCGGGTGCGCTTTGCCGTGGTGCCCCGTTACATCGCAGGCGGCGAGGGCTCTGGCCTGGTGTGGGTGCAGGTGGGCCAAACGCGCCTGGCGCGCGACGCGCTGGCGGCAGACATCGCCTGGCGCGCCACGGCGGCCATCGTGGCGCTGATGGCGGGCGTGTTTTGCCTGCTGTGGCTGGGTGTGCGGCGGGCGCTGCGCCCCCTGGCGCTGCTGGAGCAAGAACTGCTGGCGCGCCCGGCATCGGCCCTGCATCCGGTGGCCAGCCCCGTGCCCCAAGAGCTGGCCCAGACGGTGCGCGCCCTCAATGGCTTCATGCAGCGCCTGGCGGTCAACCTGGACGCTTTGCGCACTTTTATTGCCGAGGCCGCGCACCAGATGCGCACGCCGCTGGCCGCGCTCATCGCCCAGGCGCAAGAAGGACTGGACGACGATGACCCCGCCGCCCAGCGACAAAGCCTGAAGGCGGTGGAGCGCAATGCGCTGCGGCTGCGGCGCTTGCTCAACCAGCTTCTGTCTGACGCCAGCGTGACCCACCAGGGCCACCTGCAGCGGTTTGAGGCCGTGGACCTGCTGGTGCTGCTGCAAGAGGCCCTGCACGACGTGGTGCCGCGTGCCGAACCCCGGCCTGTGGTGCGGCTGTGGTGGCGCTCCACCGCGTCGCAGGAGAAAGTTTTGCTATCAAATAATGAGCTACCAGCGCTTATGGATAGAGCGCTAGATGCCGAAATGATCATGGAAACGTCTCTGGCAAGCCACCCCACAGCCGTGCTGCAGGGCGATGCACTCATGCTGCGCGAGGCCTTCAAGAATGTGGTGGACAACGCCCTCAAGCACGGCCAGCCCGAGCGCGGCCCGGTGGATGTGACTGTGCAGGGCCAGACCGACCCCGCCAGCGGCCAGCCCCTGTGGTGCGTGGTGGTGGAGGACTGCGGCCCTGGCGTGCCCGAGGCTGAGCAGGCCCGCCTGTTTGAGCGTTTTGCCCGGGGCGCAGGGGCTGCCCCTGGTGGTGCCGGGCTGGGGCTGGCGATTGTGCAGCGGGTGGTGCAAGGCCACGGCGGGCGCCTGGATGTGGGCCATCGCGCCGAGGGCGGCTGGCGCGTGGCCATGGCCTTGCCTGTGGATTTGGCGACGGGCCCGGCGGCAGAGCCTGCGGCTTTGGATGCGCGAGGTAACGCATGA
- a CDS encoding ABC transporter substrate-binding protein — translation MTLKAFSPSAEVRSWPASLTRRQALRAAGAAALAAAWESGVAQTAVPPASPPAAMTRFAATAHEASVLRIDSSTDTALFAPAIRDFQRLYPSVTVQYTDRQSLDMHARALALAGAQGAASRDVAEAPDLLISSSPDLQTQLANDGHALSHQSPQTRELPEGAHWRREAFTLGADAVVMAYNPRLLNPALAPRTRGQLLALLRQPGGPLQGRIGTYDALRSGLGYLLATQDARFDSTASVLLAAMGASKARLGDHIEPLLDRLEQGELALAYNVPASYALARMAAGSSLRVIVPEDYTLLTTRVALIPASARHPELARPFLDYLLSPQGQAVLARDTRLLPVRQAVAAARDGRALALPGQPGPLPAVAGSAPGGSAWRLLSPGLGLLVYLDPLKRQRFLQAWATSLGASAAGPGAG, via the coding sequence ATGACTTTGAAGGCTTTCTCTCCCTCTGCGGAGGTGCGCTCATGGCCCGCATCGCTGACCCGTCGTCAGGCTTTGCGGGCGGCTGGCGCAGCGGCGCTGGCTGCGGCATGGGAGTCTGGTGTCGCGCAGACTGCTGTGCCACCTGCCAGCCCACCTGCCGCCATGACCCGCTTTGCCGCCACCGCGCACGAGGCATCGGTGTTGCGCATCGACAGCTCCACCGACACGGCCTTGTTTGCCCCCGCCATCCGCGATTTTCAGCGCCTGTATCCCAGCGTCACGGTGCAGTACACCGACCGGCAAAGCCTGGACATGCACGCCCGCGCCCTGGCGTTGGCCGGAGCCCAGGGCGCGGCGTCGAGGGACGTGGCAGAGGCCCCCGACCTGCTCATCAGCAGCAGCCCCGACCTGCAGACCCAGCTGGCCAACGACGGGCATGCCTTGTCCCATCAGTCGCCCCAAACCCGCGAGCTGCCCGAGGGCGCCCATTGGCGGCGCGAAGCATTCACGCTGGGCGCCGACGCCGTGGTCATGGCCTACAACCCGCGCCTGTTGAACCCCGCACTGGCCCCACGCACCCGGGGGCAGTTGCTGGCTTTGCTGCGCCAGCCCGGCGGCCCGCTGCAAGGGCGCATTGGCACCTACGATGCGCTGCGCAGCGGCCTGGGCTACCTGCTGGCCACGCAAGACGCGCGCTTTGACAGCACCGCCAGCGTGCTGCTGGCGGCCATGGGGGCGTCCAAAGCGCGGCTGGGCGACCACATTGAGCCGCTGCTGGACCGGCTGGAGCAGGGCGAGCTGGCGCTGGCCTACAACGTGCCCGCGTCCTATGCCCTGGCGCGCATGGCGGCTGGCTCCAGCCTACGGGTGATCGTGCCTGAGGACTACACCTTGCTCACTACCCGCGTGGCGCTGATACCCGCATCAGCCCGGCACCCCGAGCTGGCACGCCCGTTTCTGGACTACCTGCTGTCGCCGCAGGGGCAGGCGGTGCTGGCGCGCGACACGCGGCTGTTGCCCGTGCGCCAGGCCGTGGCCGCCGCACGCGATGGCCGGGCCCTGGCCTTGCCTGGCCAGCCCGGCCCCTTGCCTGCGGTGGCGGGGTCGGCACCCGGCGGTAGCGCCTGGCGGCTGTTGTCCCCTGGGCTCGGTTTGCTTGTCTACCTGGACCCCCTTAAGCGCCAGCGGTTTTTGCAGGCCTGGGCGACCAGTTTGGGGGCCTCTGCTGCGGGCCCTGGCGCAGGGTGA
- the gabT gene encoding 4-aminobutyrate--2-oxoglutarate transaminase, giving the protein MQQDRHFTNAALLARRHAAVARGVGQAHEIFVHKARNAELWDVEGRRFIDFAGGIAVLNTGHLHAGVIDAVKAQLELYTHTCFQVVAYEPYVEVCERLNTLAPGAFAKKSLLLTTGAEAVENAIKIARSHTGRPGVIAFTGGYHGRTNFTLGLTGKVAPYKLGFGPFPGEVYHALFPNALHGVNVEQALHSVELIFKNDIEPERVAAFIVEPVQGEGGFYVAPPEFITGLKALADRYGILLIADEVQTGAGRTGTWFACEQWPVAPDLITTAKSLAGGFPLSGVVGRADVIDAPAAGGLGGTYAGSPVACAAALAVIEAFEKEHLLARCQDMGALLVRSLKDMAAKVPAIGDVRGLGAMVAIELFENGDPHRPDAALTKKVVTEAAKRGLILLSCGTYGNVIRILVPLTASDELLAEGLAILADSFAAVG; this is encoded by the coding sequence ATGCAACAAGACCGCCACTTCACCAACGCCGCCCTCCTCGCCCGCCGCCATGCCGCTGTAGCCCGGGGCGTGGGCCAGGCCCACGAGATCTTTGTGCACAAGGCCCGCAACGCAGAGCTGTGGGATGTGGAGGGTCGCCGCTTCATCGACTTTGCGGGCGGGATTGCCGTGCTCAACACCGGCCACCTGCACGCTGGCGTGATCGACGCGGTGAAAGCCCAGCTGGAGCTGTACACCCACACTTGCTTCCAGGTGGTGGCCTATGAGCCCTATGTGGAGGTGTGCGAGCGCCTGAACACGCTGGCCCCCGGCGCGTTTGCCAAGAAGAGCCTGCTGCTCACAACAGGCGCCGAGGCGGTGGAGAACGCTATCAAGATCGCCCGTTCGCACACCGGCCGCCCCGGCGTCATCGCCTTCACAGGCGGCTACCATGGCCGCACCAACTTCACGCTTGGGTTGACCGGCAAGGTCGCGCCCTACAAGCTGGGCTTTGGCCCCTTCCCGGGCGAGGTGTACCACGCACTGTTCCCCAATGCGCTGCACGGCGTGAACGTGGAGCAGGCGCTGCACTCGGTGGAGCTGATCTTCAAGAACGATATCGAGCCCGAACGCGTGGCGGCCTTCATCGTCGAGCCCGTGCAGGGCGAAGGCGGCTTCTATGTGGCCCCCCCCGAGTTCATCACCGGCCTCAAGGCGCTTGCAGACCGTTACGGCATCTTGCTGATTGCTGACGAAGTTCAGACCGGCGCAGGGCGCACGGGCACGTGGTTTGCTTGTGAGCAATGGCCTGTGGCACCAGACCTGATCACCACCGCCAAGTCGTTGGCGGGCGGCTTCCCGCTCTCGGGCGTGGTGGGCCGCGCCGACGTGATCGACGCACCTGCGGCTGGCGGCCTGGGCGGCACCTACGCCGGCAGCCCCGTGGCCTGCGCTGCGGCCCTGGCGGTGATCGAAGCCTTTGAAAAGGAACACCTGCTGGCCCGCTGCCAGGACATGGGAGCCCTGCTGGTGCGCAGCCTCAAGGACATGGCCGCCAAGGTGCCCGCCATTGGCGATGTGCGCGGCCTGGGTGCCATGGTGGCCATTGAACTGTTTGAAAACGGAGACCCGCACCGCCCCGACGCTGCCCTGACCAAGAAGGTCGTGACCGAAGCCGCCAAGCGTGGCCTCATCCTGCTGTCGTGCGGCACCTACGGCAACGTGATCCGTATCCTCGTGCCTCTGACGGCCTCTGACGAACTGCTCGCCGAAGGCCTAGCCATCCTGGCCGACAGCTTTGCCGCTGTGGGCTGA